Proteins from a genomic interval of Nocardioidaceae bacterium:
- a CDS encoding NADP-dependent oxidoreductase: protein MTSQTTDNLPTSTRAVVLASRPHGEPTSENFRFDDVALPELGDGQILVANHVMSVDPYMRGRMNDVKSYVPPFAVDEPLEGGAVGQVIASRSEKAPVGATVMHQQGWREHAVVGEKEARVVDTTIAPASAYLGVLGLTGLTAWAGLTTIAPVKEGDVVFVSGAAGAVGSVAGQIARKLGASRVIGSAGTPEKVRWLTEDLGFDAAFDYHDGPVSKSLRAAAPDGIDVYFDNVGGDHLEAAIFALNTYGRIAACGAISQYNETELQPGPRGMMQFIGKRLTMRGYIVSDHADQTREWITTAAGWLQEGSLTTEETYVDGLDAAPQAFLDLLAGANTGKMLVRLGDAAQG, encoded by the coding sequence ATGACCTCGCAGACCACCGACAACCTGCCCACCTCCACCCGCGCCGTGGTGCTCGCCTCCCGTCCCCACGGCGAGCCGACGTCGGAGAACTTCCGCTTCGACGACGTGGCGCTGCCCGAGCTCGGGGACGGTCAGATCCTGGTCGCGAACCACGTGATGAGCGTCGACCCGTACATGCGGGGTCGCATGAACGACGTGAAGTCCTACGTCCCGCCCTTCGCCGTCGACGAGCCGCTGGAGGGTGGCGCGGTCGGCCAGGTGATCGCCAGCCGCAGCGAGAAGGCACCGGTCGGCGCCACCGTCATGCACCAGCAGGGATGGCGCGAGCACGCCGTCGTGGGTGAGAAGGAGGCGCGCGTCGTCGACACGACGATCGCCCCCGCGTCGGCGTACCTGGGCGTCCTCGGCCTCACCGGCCTGACCGCCTGGGCGGGCCTGACGACCATCGCACCGGTGAAGGAGGGCGACGTCGTGTTCGTCTCCGGAGCCGCCGGCGCGGTCGGCAGCGTCGCGGGTCAGATCGCGAGGAAGCTGGGGGCCTCCCGGGTGATCGGGTCCGCGGGCACCCCCGAGAAGGTGCGTTGGCTGACCGAGGACCTGGGCTTCGACGCCGCCTTCGACTACCACGACGGGCCCGTCTCGAAGTCCCTGCGGGCGGCCGCACCCGATGGCATCGACGTCTACTTCGACAACGTCGGCGGCGACCACCTCGAGGCCGCGATCTTCGCGCTGAACACCTACGGGCGCATCGCCGCCTGCGGCGCCATCAGCCAGTACAACGAGACCGAGCTGCAGCCCGGCCCCCGCGGCATGATGCAGTTCATCGGCAAGCGCCTGACGATGCGCGGCTACATCGTCTCCGACCACGCCGACCAGACCCGCGAGTGGATCACCACCGCCGCCGGGTGGCTGCAGGAGGGGTCGCTGACGACCGAGGAGACCTACGTCGACGGCCTCGACGCCGCTCCCCAGGCCTTCCTCGACCTGCTGGCCGGCGCCAACACCGGCAAGATGCTCGTACGCCTCGGCGACGCCGCCCAGGGCTGA
- the pepN gene encoding aminopeptidase N, whose amino-acid sequence MPSLTRTEAEARAALLQVGAYDITLDLDRGEETFSSTTRVTFTAARCDAGATFLDVKPRALHRVRLDGRDLDLDGEHGLVDGRIALPALGGEHELVVEAEMAFRTDGEGLHRAVDPADGRHYVYGMSFMDAAPSWFACFDQPDLKAPYTLHVTAPADWVVRGNGHAEHVAPGRWELDTTPPLSTYFTTLVAGPYHLVEDSHDGIALGLSARASLARELERDAEEILTITRQCFDRFHELFDVRYAFGDYHQAFVPEFNAGAMENPGCVTFRDPMIFTSQVTRSEHISRATTIAHEMAHQWFGDLVTPRWWDDLWLNESFAEYMGNRVTAEATTYDDAWVQTAFRRRTWGLVTDQGPATHPVAGNGAPDALAALADFDGISYVKGSSALRQLAARLGDEAFLGGVRRHFAHSRFGNARMADLVAHWEAASGNDLTDWVTGWLRTAGVDEISYDRDAGLLRRTPPREHPAEREHQLHLAAHDGTVWRAQPVTVTGAATPVEVPPDAAVVPDSAEETWARVRLDRRTRDLLPTLLPATPDPLLRAVVWNAVRDGLHNAVLGPAEALDLLERALPHEADDAGVAEISRFALERVLPWSVDPEDAARRLHTAAMLGLGSAGPGTGRQLALAQTAVATAPPSLVHAWLDAVDVPRGLTVDRALRWRLLVRGAVLGELDQRRLDAALDEDPAADARVEHARARASLPTAEAKQWAWRRVTGEVSVPNYELTATGQGFWRPSQRDLTDAYVPRYLEEVGRLQHHFQGWLLPDAADAFFPSDRLDPQLVDAVAAGLDHDDLDPAVARRLRERLDVLRRGVAARAVDGL is encoded by the coding sequence GTGCCCAGCCTGACGCGTACGGAGGCCGAGGCCCGCGCCGCGCTGCTCCAGGTCGGGGCGTACGACATCACGCTCGACCTCGACCGCGGCGAGGAGACCTTCTCCTCGACGACGCGGGTCACCTTCACCGCGGCGCGGTGTGACGCGGGGGCGACCTTCCTCGACGTCAAGCCGCGCGCCCTGCACCGGGTGCGGCTCGACGGTCGCGACCTGGACCTCGACGGCGAGCACGGTCTCGTCGACGGACGCATCGCGCTGCCGGCGCTGGGCGGCGAGCACGAGCTGGTCGTGGAGGCCGAGATGGCCTTCCGCACCGACGGCGAGGGCCTGCACCGAGCCGTCGACCCGGCCGACGGGCGGCACTACGTCTACGGCATGTCCTTCATGGACGCCGCTCCGAGCTGGTTCGCCTGCTTCGACCAGCCCGACCTCAAGGCGCCGTACACGCTGCACGTCACGGCCCCCGCCGACTGGGTCGTGCGCGGCAACGGCCACGCCGAGCACGTCGCCCCGGGACGCTGGGAGCTGGACACCACTCCCCCGCTGTCGACGTACTTCACGACGCTGGTCGCGGGGCCGTACCACCTGGTCGAGGACTCCCACGACGGCATCGCGCTCGGGCTCTCGGCGCGGGCCTCGCTGGCCCGCGAGCTCGAGCGGGACGCCGAGGAGATCCTGACGATCACCCGGCAGTGCTTCGACCGCTTCCACGAGCTCTTCGACGTGCGGTACGCCTTCGGCGACTACCACCAGGCCTTCGTGCCGGAGTTCAACGCGGGAGCGATGGAGAACCCCGGCTGCGTCACCTTCCGCGACCCCATGATCTTCACCTCGCAGGTCACCCGCTCCGAGCACATCAGCCGTGCGACCACGATCGCCCACGAGATGGCGCACCAGTGGTTCGGCGACCTGGTGACCCCGCGCTGGTGGGACGACCTGTGGCTCAACGAGTCCTTCGCGGAGTACATGGGCAACCGCGTCACCGCCGAGGCCACGACCTACGACGACGCGTGGGTGCAGACCGCCTTCCGACGGCGTACGTGGGGCCTGGTCACCGACCAGGGGCCAGCCACCCACCCGGTGGCCGGCAACGGTGCACCCGACGCCCTGGCCGCTCTCGCGGACTTCGACGGCATCTCCTACGTCAAGGGGTCCTCGGCGCTGCGGCAGCTGGCGGCGCGGCTCGGCGACGAGGCGTTCCTCGGGGGCGTACGCCGCCACTTCGCCCACAGCAGGTTCGGCAACGCGCGGATGGCCGACCTGGTCGCCCACTGGGAAGCGGCCTCCGGCAACGACCTGACGGACTGGGTGACGGGCTGGCTGCGCACGGCCGGGGTGGACGAGATCTCCTACGACCGCGACGCGGGACTGCTGCGCCGCACGCCTCCGCGCGAGCACCCGGCCGAGCGCGAGCACCAGCTGCACCTCGCGGCGCACGACGGCACCGTGTGGCGCGCGCAGCCCGTCACGGTCACCGGGGCGGCGACACCCGTCGAGGTGCCGCCCGACGCCGCCGTGGTGCCCGACAGCGCCGAGGAGACCTGGGCGCGCGTACGGCTGGACCGGCGGACGCGCGACCTGCTCCCGACGCTGCTCCCGGCGACCCCGGACCCCCTGCTGCGCGCGGTGGTCTGGAACGCCGTGCGCGACGGCCTCCACAACGCCGTGCTCGGGCCCGCCGAGGCGCTCGACCTGCTGGAGAGGGCGCTGCCGCACGAGGCGGACGACGCCGGGGTGGCCGAGATCAGCCGGTTCGCGCTCGAGCGCGTCCTGCCGTGGTCGGTGGACCCCGAGGACGCCGCGCGCCGGCTGCACACCGCCGCGATGCTGGGGCTCGGCTCAGCAGGCCCCGGCACGGGTCGACAGCTGGCCCTCGCCCAGACCGCGGTCGCCACCGCTCCGCCGAGCCTGGTGCACGCCTGGCTCGACGCCGTGGACGTGCCCCGTGGCCTGACCGTCGACCGGGCGCTGCGCTGGCGTCTGCTGGTGCGTGGCGCGGTGCTCGGCGAGCTGGACCAGCGCCGGCTCGACGCCGCCCTCGACGAGGATCCTGCCGCGGACGCCCGGGTCGAGCACGCCCGTGCGCGCGCGTCGCTCCCCACGGCCGAGGCCAAGCAGTGGGCCTGGCGCCGTGTCACCGGTGAGGTGTCCGTGCCCAACTACGAGCTCACCGCGACCGGGCAGGGCTTCTGGCGACCGTCGCAGCGTGACCTGACCGACGCGTACGTGCCGCGCTACCTCGAGGAGGTGGGCCGGTTGCAGCACCACTTCCAGGGGTGGTTGCTGCCCGACGCGGCGGACGCGTTCTTCCCGAGTGACCGGCTCGACCCGCAGCTCGTCGACGCGGTCGCGGCCGGGCTCGACCACGACGACCTGGACCCGGCGGTCGCACGGCGCCTGCGTGAGCGGCTCGACGTGCTGCGGCGCGGCGTCGCGGCGCGGGCGGTCGACGGCCTCTGA
- a CDS encoding phosphatase PAP2 family protein: MSLLRAPRSPREPRASGLQRLDVAGEGDVRHEIVSGYMLAVFLGFVLAGFTALAAGPLVRIDTYFNLAPPPPEWRPVLQVVDRIGQRAVCLPILALVVLWCVRRTRSWRPMIVAGVSVFMLNLTVLILKIGLGRAAPATADPYFFQGGLGAYPSGHTSNIVLVYGLMAYLALRYGGVPRGRVWTLALAVTVLSVVMVGTSLTLNWHWFADLVAGLLVGGLVLELTATIDLHLAASGPRRLRDAELVRRVAAT, encoded by the coding sequence ATGAGCCTCCTCCGTGCCCCGCGGTCTCCCCGGGAGCCCCGCGCGAGTGGTCTGCAACGCCTGGACGTGGCCGGCGAGGGCGACGTGCGGCACGAGATCGTCTCCGGCTACATGCTGGCGGTCTTCCTCGGCTTCGTGCTGGCGGGCTTCACCGCCCTGGCCGCGGGCCCGTTGGTGCGCATCGACACCTACTTCAACCTGGCGCCGCCCCCACCGGAGTGGCGACCGGTGCTGCAGGTGGTCGACCGCATCGGCCAGCGGGCGGTCTGCCTGCCGATCCTGGCGCTGGTGGTGCTGTGGTGCGTACGCCGCACCCGCTCCTGGCGGCCGATGATCGTGGCCGGTGTCTCGGTCTTCATGCTGAACCTGACCGTGCTGATCCTCAAGATCGGGCTCGGGCGCGCCGCCCCGGCGACCGCGGACCCGTACTTCTTCCAGGGCGGGCTGGGCGCGTACCCGTCCGGCCACACGTCCAACATCGTGCTGGTCTACGGCCTGATGGCCTACCTCGCGCTGCGCTACGGCGGAGTGCCCCGAGGCCGGGTCTGGACGCTCGCGCTGGCGGTCACGGTGCTGTCGGTGGTCATGGTCGGCACCAGCCTGACGCTGAACTGGCACTGGTTCGCCGACCTCGTCGCCGGGCTGCTCGTCGGCGGCCTCGTCCTCGAGCTGACCGCCACCATCGACCTGCACCTCGCCGCGTCGGGGCCACGCCGCCTGCGCGACGCCGAGCTCGTACGCCGCGTCGCCGCGACGTAG
- a CDS encoding formate dehydrogenase accessory sulfurtransferase FdhD, which translates to MSRSSTPAGASAGRPPLAPSGRVSRARRPGPSTRVRVVEVVGDRVSRHEDRVIGEEPLEVRLAWPGRPAFRMLTTMRTPGHDFELAAGLCLHEGILLPQLIRGIAYCTEASLEPEEEFNVVTVDLLGPALREVRERYDGPTAGSAACGVCGTTSIGDALAPAACHDDSAGADWSDLRLDPGVLAALPDRLREAQSLFDRTGGVHAAGLFDADGEPLVVREDVGRHNAVDKVSGARILAGSPTAEPVLCLSGRIGFELVQKAVVAGVGAVVAVGAPTGLAVRLAQEAGLCLVGFARDERLVCYARSERLEL; encoded by the coding sequence ATGTCCCGCTCATCGACGCCCGCCGGCGCATCGGCCGGTCGGCCCCCCCTTGCCCCGTCCGGCCGTGTCTCACGCGCGCGACGGCCCGGTCCGTCGACGCGTGTACGTGTGGTGGAGGTGGTCGGCGACCGGGTGAGCCGGCATGAGGACCGGGTGATCGGGGAGGAACCGCTGGAGGTGCGGCTCGCGTGGCCCGGCCGCCCGGCGTTCCGGATGCTCACGACGATGCGTACGCCCGGGCACGACTTCGAGCTCGCAGCCGGTCTGTGCCTGCACGAGGGCATCCTGCTGCCGCAGCTGATCCGCGGCATCGCCTACTGCACCGAGGCCTCCCTGGAGCCCGAGGAGGAGTTCAACGTCGTCACCGTCGACCTTCTCGGCCCGGCGCTGCGCGAGGTGAGGGAGCGCTACGACGGACCCACGGCCGGCAGCGCGGCCTGTGGCGTGTGCGGCACGACGAGCATCGGGGACGCCCTCGCACCGGCTGCCTGCCACGACGACTCGGCCGGCGCGGACTGGTCCGACCTGCGCCTGGACCCGGGCGTGCTCGCCGCGCTGCCGGACCGGTTGCGCGAGGCCCAGTCCCTCTTCGACCGCACGGGCGGCGTGCACGCGGCCGGTCTCTTCGACGCCGACGGCGAGCCCCTCGTGGTGCGCGAGGACGTCGGGCGCCACAACGCCGTCGACAAGGTCTCCGGCGCCCGGATCCTCGCCGGGTCGCCCACGGCGGAGCCGGTGCTGTGCCTGAGCGGGCGGATCGGGTTCGAGCTGGTGCAGAAGGCCGTGGTCGCCGGTGTCGGCGCGGTCGTCGCGGTGGGGGCGCCGACCGGCCTCGCGGTGCGGCTTGCCCAGGAGGCCGGCCTGTGCCTGGTCGGGTTCGCCCGCGACGAGCGCCTGGTCTGCTACGCGAGGAGCGAGAGACTGGAGCTGTAG
- a CDS encoding exonuclease SbcCD subunit D — translation MRLLHTSDWHLGRSFHREGLLQDQAAYVDHLIEVVESEQVDLVVVSGDVFDRALPPVDAVGLAGEAFARLAASRATTVVTSGNHDSAQRLGFNAGLAASAGVHIRTVASRCDQPVLLEDTHGPVAVYGIPYLDPEALRGPWGLGARSHQAALGEAMTRVRADLSGRAPGTRSVVMAHAFVSGAEPSESERDISVGGVQMVPTSTFDGAHYVALGHLHGRHEMSPTVRYSGSPVAYSFSEATHRKGSWLVDLDADGTAAVSFVDAPVRRPLRRLRGEIDDLLADPSLREAEEAWCHVTLTDATRPRGAMERLRRRFPHTLVLAFDPPTRVVTGVPAARLGAGRSDHDVTLDFLAEVRGSGADPAEAALLREAVESCCGGEADTLVGAEVAAGGA, via the coding sequence ATGCGACTGCTCCACACCTCCGACTGGCACCTGGGCCGCTCCTTCCACCGCGAGGGGCTGCTGCAGGACCAGGCTGCGTACGTGGACCACCTGATCGAGGTGGTGGAGTCCGAGCAGGTCGACCTCGTGGTCGTCTCCGGTGACGTCTTCGACCGCGCGCTGCCCCCGGTCGACGCGGTGGGGCTCGCCGGTGAGGCGTTCGCGCGTCTGGCTGCCTCGCGGGCGACGACGGTGGTCACGAGCGGCAACCACGACTCGGCGCAGCGTCTGGGGTTCAACGCCGGGCTGGCCGCCTCGGCCGGCGTGCACATCCGCACGGTGGCCTCCCGGTGCGACCAGCCGGTGCTGCTGGAGGACACGCACGGCCCGGTGGCGGTGTACGGCATCCCCTACCTCGATCCCGAGGCGCTGCGTGGTCCGTGGGGTCTCGGCGCACGCAGCCACCAGGCGGCGCTCGGGGAGGCGATGACGCGGGTGCGCGCCGACCTGTCGGGTCGGGCACCGGGCACGAGGTCGGTGGTGATGGCCCATGCCTTCGTCTCGGGTGCGGAGCCGAGCGAGTCCGAGCGCGACATCAGCGTCGGTGGGGTGCAGATGGTGCCCACGAGCACCTTCGACGGCGCGCACTACGTCGCGCTGGGGCACCTGCACGGCCGTCACGAGATGTCACCGACGGTCCGTTACTCCGGGTCGCCGGTCGCGTACTCCTTCTCCGAGGCCACGCACCGCAAGGGCTCGTGGCTGGTGGACCTCGACGCCGACGGCACGGCCGCGGTGTCCTTCGTCGACGCCCCCGTACGCCGTCCGCTGCGGCGGCTGCGCGGCGAGATCGACGACCTGCTGGCGGACCCCTCGCTGCGGGAGGCCGAGGAGGCCTGGTGCCACGTCACGCTGACCGACGCGACGCGGCCGCGTGGCGCCATGGAGCGTCTCCGGCGCCGTTTCCCCCACACGCTGGTGCTGGCGTTCGACCCACCGACGCGCGTGGTCACGGGTGTGCCCGCGGCGCGCCTGGGTGCCGGTCGCAGCGACCACGACGTCACCCTCGACTTCCTCGCGGAGGTCCGCGGCAGCGGCGCGGACCCTGCGGAGGCCGCCCTGCTCCGTGAGGCCGTCGAGTCGTGCTGCGGTGGTGAGGCCGACACGCTCGTCGGCGCCGAGGTCGCGGCCGGGGGTGCCTGA
- a CDS encoding SMC family ATPase, with the protein MRVHRLEIEAFGPFVQRQVIDLDALAAQHLFLLHGETGAGKTTVLDALCFGLYGVVPGVRQGAGHLRSDHAPPDAEPRVDLEVTVRGRRLRLTRTPRWQRPKKRGSGTTTAQASVTLQECVAGQWVHLSSRIDETNHLLGELTGLTAEQFCQVVLLPQGQFATFLRAGSDERRGLLQKIFAASRFADVERWLVDRRQQTRRRSEVHHHGARTLLSRVTESAGAAAPEHWTDDDLSAPTASGELTDHVAEVVESAARTATTCARRATHAEETLLAVRARHDRAVRLADQVERAERARRRLDELDARAAQLLALGARRDAALRARPVAQAARGLDAAVSSQEEADDLVLRTGVQASVAVQVHGEQPSLSTPPRRDQVEGALRRLADRRGRALALRDVSRDRETALSRVAALDAEIEGLEQTVEALTAASASVPAEHGRLTADLARLRPVADLRTARALEHDRAVARSGAARELEQRETEVRHGTDRVQQLRQTAQDLREEYLACRERRIAGMASEIAHRLVVGQDCPVCGSCDHPSPASRAAAAETAESEEVARRAAEDADLAHQVAEQELVAVRSHRDAARAASDGLGVEAARERLAAARQDLDESEHAVRDLRALESSLADLEARRAQLEADLATARSRSAVGVAARQEARAQAQTAGSRLDAAAAEFPEGLVDEPHDVEAWVQVFARHERDLTALREALLAQETAASLHRAAGARVADCLEESGFASLEEALAATLDDDAVQAAAEQIDQAARARHTAESVLAEMPPEVGHVLDGRDPRPDLDRSGEHLRRAETTARDLSTALVAAEQRRERLTELESELGAALASWSPVREQLRTVTELAATAEGKGPDNPLQMRLSAYVLASRLSQVVAAANARLETMAEQRYELEHTAFKGAGDRRGGLSLRVVDSWTGEARDPATLSGGETFVVALALALGLADVVTAEAGGAEIDTLFVDEGFGSLDPHTLDRVMDCLDDLRSGGRAVGVVSHVAELKDRIPDQLHVVKTPRGSQVRAVHADLAAAGEPTALIAPGALV; encoded by the coding sequence ATGCGGGTGCACCGCCTGGAGATCGAGGCGTTCGGACCGTTCGTGCAGCGGCAGGTCATCGATCTCGACGCCTTGGCCGCGCAGCACCTTTTCCTGCTGCACGGTGAGACCGGCGCCGGCAAGACGACGGTGCTGGACGCGCTCTGCTTCGGGCTGTACGGCGTCGTCCCCGGCGTCCGGCAGGGCGCCGGGCACCTGCGCAGCGACCACGCCCCACCTGACGCGGAACCGCGCGTGGACCTCGAGGTCACGGTGCGAGGGCGCCGGCTGCGCCTGACGCGTACGCCCCGGTGGCAGCGCCCCAAGAAGCGTGGGTCGGGCACGACGACCGCACAGGCGTCGGTGACGCTGCAGGAGTGCGTCGCGGGTCAGTGGGTCCATCTCTCCAGCCGCATCGACGAGACCAACCACCTCCTCGGCGAGCTGACGGGGCTGACCGCGGAGCAGTTCTGCCAGGTGGTGCTGCTGCCCCAGGGCCAGTTCGCCACATTCCTCCGGGCGGGGTCCGACGAGCGGCGGGGACTGCTGCAGAAGATCTTCGCGGCCAGCCGGTTCGCCGACGTCGAGCGGTGGCTCGTCGACCGTCGGCAGCAGACGCGTCGCCGGTCCGAGGTGCACCACCACGGCGCCCGGACGCTGCTCTCGCGCGTCACCGAGTCGGCGGGCGCGGCCGCCCCCGAGCACTGGACCGACGACGACCTGTCGGCCCCGACGGCCTCGGGCGAGCTGACCGACCACGTCGCGGAGGTCGTGGAGTCGGCCGCGCGTACGGCGACCACGTGCGCGCGCCGGGCCACGCACGCCGAGGAGACCCTGCTGGCGGTCCGGGCACGACACGACCGGGCCGTCCGACTCGCCGACCAGGTCGAACGGGCCGAGCGGGCCCGGCGTCGCCTCGACGAGCTGGACGCGCGCGCGGCGCAGCTGCTCGCCCTCGGCGCCCGACGTGACGCGGCGCTGCGCGCGCGCCCGGTGGCACAGGCCGCCCGGGGGCTCGACGCCGCGGTGAGCTCACAGGAGGAGGCCGACGACCTCGTGCTCCGGACCGGCGTCCAGGCCTCGGTCGCGGTGCAGGTGCACGGCGAGCAGCCGTCGCTCTCCACACCGCCCCGCCGCGATCAGGTCGAGGGAGCCCTGCGCCGCCTGGCCGACCGACGCGGCCGGGCCCTCGCCCTCCGTGACGTCAGCCGGGACCGCGAGACCGCGCTGTCCCGGGTCGCAGCCCTCGATGCGGAGATCGAGGGGCTGGAGCAGACCGTCGAGGCGCTCACGGCGGCCAGCGCCTCGGTCCCGGCCGAGCACGGCCGGCTGACCGCCGATCTGGCACGGCTGCGCCCGGTGGCCGACCTGCGCACCGCCCGCGCTCTCGAGCACGACCGTGCGGTGGCACGGTCCGGCGCGGCTCGCGAGCTGGAGCAGCGCGAGACCGAGGTGCGGCACGGCACCGACCGCGTGCAGCAGCTCCGCCAGACCGCCCAGGACCTCCGCGAGGAATACCTGGCGTGCCGCGAGCGTCGCATCGCCGGGATGGCCTCGGAGATCGCGCACCGGCTGGTCGTCGGGCAGGACTGTCCGGTGTGCGGGTCGTGCGACCACCCCTCCCCGGCCTCGAGGGCAGCTGCCGCGGAGACGGCCGAGAGCGAGGAGGTCGCGCGCCGCGCCGCGGAGGACGCCGACCTGGCCCACCAGGTCGCCGAGCAGGAGCTCGTCGCCGTCAGGTCCCACCGCGACGCCGCACGCGCCGCGAGTGACGGCCTCGGTGTCGAAGCGGCCCGCGAAAGGCTGGCCGCAGCCCGTCAGGACCTCGACGAGTCCGAGCACGCGGTGCGCGACCTGAGGGCCCTGGAGTCCTCCCTCGCCGACCTCGAGGCGCGCCGTGCACAGCTCGAGGCCGACCTCGCGACCGCACGGTCGCGGTCGGCGGTCGGCGTCGCCGCCCGCCAGGAGGCGCGGGCGCAGGCGCAGACGGCCGGCTCGAGGCTCGACGCCGCCGCGGCGGAATTCCCCGAGGGCCTCGTCGACGAACCGCACGACGTCGAGGCCTGGGTGCAGGTCTTCGCCCGCCACGAGCGCGACCTGACCGCCCTGCGCGAGGCCCTCCTCGCCCAGGAGACCGCGGCGTCGTTGCACCGGGCCGCGGGCGCGCGGGTCGCGGACTGCCTCGAGGAGTCCGGCTTCGCGTCCCTGGAGGAAGCGCTCGCTGCCACCCTGGACGACGACGCCGTGCAGGCCGCCGCCGAGCAGATCGACCAGGCCGCCCGCGCACGTCACACCGCCGAGTCCGTGCTCGCGGAGATGCCGCCCGAGGTCGGGCACGTGCTGGACGGGCGGGATCCCCGACCCGATCTCGACCGCTCGGGCGAGCACCTCCGCCGTGCCGAGACCACGGCCCGCGATCTCAGCACGGCCCTCGTCGCGGCCGAGCAGCGACGTGAGCGCCTCACCGAGCTCGAGAGCGAGCTGGGTGCGGCCCTGGCGTCGTGGTCGCCGGTGCGCGAGCAGCTGCGGACGGTCACCGAGCTCGCCGCGACCGCGGAGGGCAAGGGACCCGACAACCCGTTGCAGATGCGCCTCTCGGCGTACGTGCTCGCCTCGCGCCTGAGCCAGGTCGTGGCCGCCGCCAACGCGCGGCTCGAGACGATGGCGGAGCAGCGCTACGAGCTCGAGCACACCGCTTTCAAGGGCGCCGGCGACCGGCGCGGTGGCCTGTCGCTGCGCGTCGTCGACTCCTGGACCGGCGAGGCGCGCGACCCGGCGACCCTGTCGGGCGGAGAGACCTTCGTCGTGGCGCTGGCGCTCGCGCTGGGACTCGCCGACGTCGTCACGGCCGAGGCGGGCGGCGCCGAGATCGACACGCTGTTCGTGGACGAGGGGTTCGGGTCGCTGGACCCCCACACCCTGGACCGTGTCATGGACTGTCTCGACGACCTGCGCTCAGGAGGGCGGGCCGTGGGCGTCGTGAGCCACGTGGCGGAGCTGAAGGATCGCATCCCCGACCAGCTGCACGTGGTCAAGACGCCGCGTGGGTCGCAGGTGCGCGCGGTGCACGCCGACCTCGCCGCGGCGGGCGAGCCGACAGCGCTGATCGCGCCGGGCGCGCTCGTCTGA